Proteins encoded in a region of the Neoarius graeffei isolate fNeoGra1 chromosome 3, fNeoGra1.pri, whole genome shotgun sequence genome:
- the kcnk5b gene encoding potassium channel subfamily K member 5b isoform X2 yields MVATAAGQGVTITGEKPYNPWVWQNAIIFAATIITTIGYGQVAPKTIGGRVFCIVFGLCGIPLCFTWISELGTFFGSRTKRLSQALLHRQFSVKKVQFICTTLFLLWGLLFHLLIPPFFFMCVEQWTYLEGLYFCFITLTTVGFGDYVAGVNTGVDYQAPYRFCVELWIYMGLAWLSLFFSWNVHMVVKAHQVLKKRRQMHHNPSSVQLDQIHKASLPHTPSIVDIFKFMSEKGEDYSDVIRAIGTTEKKKKQEEEALTRSKSCSELLKQVVVPLEPSLCQKRRFSIGDNVYMVISRARGSTGDLEVCKSLQKEMSQDLDLCKEKCSEKEVLKRAGSSVWDSRNISQRSFQIPSFRFSYDNDDSGTQEGTSRFSVTKVNEDLLEKGEGPG; encoded by the exons atggtgGCTACAGCAGCAGGTCAGGGTGTCACTATCACTGGAGAGAAACCCTACAACCCGTGGGTCTGGCAGAACGCCATCATCTTCGCCGCCACCATCATCActaccattg gtTATGGTCAGGTTGCTCCGAAGACGATAGGTGGGCGTGTCTTCTGCATTGTGTTCGGTTTATGTGGAATCCCTCTGTGTTTCACATGGATCAGTGAACTTGGAACATTCTTTGGCAGTCGAACCAAACGACTGAGTCAGGCTCTACTGCACCGACAATTCAGTGTg AAAAAGGTACAGTTTATCTGCACGACATTGTTCCTGTTGTGGGGTTTGCTGTTCCACCTGCTCATCCCTccattcttcttcatgtgtgtggAGCAGTGGACGTATCTGGAGGGGCTTTACTTCTGCTTCATCACGCTCACCACCGTGGGCTTTGGAGACTACGTAGCAG GTGTGAACACGGGGGTGGACTACCAGGCTCCATaccggttctgtgtggagttatgGATCTACATGGGCCTGGCATGGCTTTCTCTGTTCTTCAGCTGGAATGTCCACATGGTAGTGAAGGCCCACCAAGTCCTGAAGAAACGCAGACAGATGCATCACAATCCTTCTTCTGTTCAGCTGGACCAGATACACAAAGCATCACTGCCTCATACACCCAGCATCGTGGACATCTTCAAGTTCATGTCAGAGAAAGGTGAGGACTATAGTGACGTGATCCGAGCCATTGGCACCaccgagaagaagaagaaacaggagGAGGAGGCTCTCACACGTTCCAAGAGCTGTAGTGAACTCCTCAAACAGGTGGTGGTGCCACTGGAACCATCGCTATGCCAGAAACGCAGATTCAGCATCGGAGACAATGTCTACATGGTCATCTCCAGAGCCAGAGGTTCCACTGGAGATCTGGAGGTGTGCAAATCCCTTCAGAAGGAAATGAGTCAAGATCTGGACCTGTGCAAGGAGAAGTGTTCAGAAAAGGAAGTTCTAAAGAGAGCAGGGAGTTCAGTGTGGGACTCAAGAAACATCTCCCAGAGATCTTTTCAGATCCCCAGCTTCAGGTTTAGCTATGACAATGATGACTCAGGAACCCAGGAAGGAACCTCGAGGTTCTCTGTGACCAAAGTGAATGAAGATTTATTAGAGAAAGGAGAAGGACCGGGATGA
- the LOC132883052 gene encoding cilia- and flagella-associated protein 251-like yields the protein MAFFKSFQESLSSVSVSSILDSVSSTVSNTVDGVKTAVNDVTYTVSDQLTEQVSTIINKKQSEDEDKGKREEGEGSSEKDSDRNSKRHAYADEEEERREREKQEQERKNEEEQWEWCYTSSKGWYRKRRDPNQKDTSSERQAERPENKEEGTAVSGQLSSSNGDMNLQEVAAERMENNEGGQEDTISKTSAETVYCEDTGTEQSPNFNNDQTNRHARDGHARDGHPQNGHAQNTGETQPDERRNSTSNKPKQNTGGGADGGGAVESIGVERQLPEDGDSEEGSSRSRGSSVLKDQRDEDEVMGSQGHSDVDEVSGDGKDTERSFNKNRVRRCTLL from the exons ATGGCATTCTTCAAAAGTTTCCAGGAGAGCCTGTCCTCTGTGTCCGTCTCTTCCATCCTGGACTCGGTGTCCAGCACTGTGTCAAACACAGTGGACGGAGTGAAGACAGCAGTGAACGATGTGACGTACACGGTGAGTGACCAGCTTACAGAGCAGGTCAGCACCATCATCAACAAGAagcagagtgaggatgaagacaaagggaaaagggAAGAGGGTGAGGGGTCCTCCGAAAAGGACTCAGACAGGAACTCAAAAAGACATGCTTATGCAGATGAGGAAGAGGAGCGacgggagagagagaagcaggAGCAGGAGCGGAAGAATGAGGAGGAGCAGTGGGAGTGGTGTTACACTTCATCAAAAGGCTGGTACCGCAAACGCAGAGACCCAAACCAGAAAGACACCAGttcagagagacaggcagagagaccaGAGAATAAAGAGGAGGGGACAGCAGTGAGTGGACAGCTGTCCTCCTCTAACGGAGACATGAACTTACAGGAAGTGGCAGCTGAAAGGATggagaataatgaaggaggacaggAGGACACCATCTCCAAGACCAGTGCCGAGACAGTGTACTGTGAGGACACTGGGACAGAACAAAGTCCAAACTTCAACAATGACCAGACAAACAGGCATGCCAGAGACGGACATGCCAGAGATGGGCATCCCCAAAATGGACATGCCCAAAACACAGGCGAGACTCAACCAGATGAGAGGAGAAACTCCACATCTAATAAACCCAAACAGAATActg GGGGTGGAGCTGATGGGGGTGGAGCTGTAGAGAGTATTGGTGTAGAGAGGCAGTTACCTGAGGATGGGGACAGTGAAGAAG GCAGCAGCAGGTCGAGAGGCTCGAGTGTCCTGAAGGACCAGCGGGATGAGGATGAAGTCATGGGGTCACAGGGTCATTCAGATGTCGATGAGGTCAGCGGGGACGGGAAGGATACAGAGCGCTCCTTTAATAAAAACCGCGTCCGCCGCTGTACTCTCCTCTGA
- the nt5c1bb gene encoding cytosolic 5'-nucleotidase 1A, protein MSEVEQKPSVPGGDGEEQDWEEAKRFFNSLRSKKPRPPKPSSAITIAVSSRTLFNMVEERKLYEEEGLEQYVSYNQQHENQPLKPGAAFPFVKALMTVNTHLRELYPDSEELFDIVLMTNNHAQVGVRLINSINHYDLLIERFCMTGGQSPVGYLKAYMTNLYLSKDPETVKEAIEEGIAAATLFTPDKKMELSESQLRVAFDGDAVLFSDESEIIVKQQGLDEFFEHEKANVNKPLAQGPLKCFLEALGKLQRKFYCKNERMHCPIRTFLVTARSAASSGARVLKTLRSWGLEIDEALFLAGAPKGPLLEKIKPHIFFDDQMFHIEGARESGTIAAHVPYGIGQKYNKGKLIEKP, encoded by the exons ATGAGTGAAGTGGAGCAGAAGCCTTCAGTCCCCGGTGGAGATGGAGAGGAGCAGGACTGGGAGGAGGCCAAGCGCTTCTTCAACAGCCTGAGGAGCAAAAAACCCAGACCt cCGAAGCCGAGCTCCGCAATCACGATCGCCGTGTCGTCTCGGACTCTGTTCAACATGGTGGAGGAGAGGAAGCTCTATGAGGAGGAGGGACTGGAGCAGTACGTCAGCTACAACCAACAGCACGAGAACCAACCGCTCAAACCCGGAGCTGCCTTCCCCTTTGTCAAg GCGTTGATGACTGTGAACACTCATCTGAGGGAGCTGTACCCCGACAGTGAGGAGCTGTTTGATATCGTATTAATGACCAATAACCACGCCCAGGTGGGGGTGCGGCTAATCAACTCCATCAATCACTACG atctGCTGATTGAGAGGTTTTGCATGACGGGGGGTCAGAGCCCAGTCGGGTACCTGAAGGCGTACATGACGAACCTGTACCTGTCTAAAGACCCGGAGACGGTGAAGGAGGCCATTGAGGAGG GCATCGCGGCAGCCACCCTGTTCACTCCGGATAAGAAGATGGAGTTGAGCGAGTCTCAGCTCCGAGTGGCGTTCGATGGCGATGCTGTGCTTTTCTCAGATGAGTCTGAGATCATCGtgaaacagcaagggctcgatgAGTTCTTTGAGCATGAGAAGGCAAACGTGAACAAACCCCTCGCTCAG GGTCCTCTCAAGTGTTTCCTGGAAGCGTTGGGGAAACTGCAGAGGAAGTTCTACTGTAAGAACGAGCGCATGCACTGCCCGATCCGTACGTTCCTTGTGACGGCGCGCAGTGCGGCGAGTTCCGGAGCTCGGGTGTTAAAAACGCTGCGCAGCTGGGGACTGGAGATCGACGAGGCACTCTTCCTCGCTGGAGCTCCCAAAGGTCCTCTCCTAGAGAAGATCAAACCCCACATTTTCTTCGACGATCAGATGTTCCACATCGAGGGAGCCAGGGAGTCCGGCACCATCGCTGCACACGTGCCTTACGGGATCGGACAGAAATATAACAAAGGAAAACTGATCGAGAAGCCATAA